A genomic window from Arvicola amphibius chromosome 5, mArvAmp1.2, whole genome shotgun sequence includes:
- the Cds2 gene encoding phosphatidate cytidylyltransferase 2 isoform X1, giving the protein MTELRQRTVHEDAPPEDKELESEAKIDGETASDSESRAEAAPPPASIDDTPEVLNRALSNLSSRWKNWWVRGILTLAMIAFFFIIIYLGPMVLMMIVMCVQIKCFHEIITIGYNVYHSYDLPWFRTLSWYFLLCVNYFFYGETVTDYFFTLVQREEPLRILSKYHRFISFTLYLTGFCMFVLSLVKKHYRLQFYMFGWTHVTLLIVVTQSHLVIHNLFEGMIWFIVPISCVICNDIMAYMFGFFFGRTPLIKLSPKKTWEGFIGGFFATVVFGLLLSYVMSGYRCFVCPVEYNNDTNSFTVDCEPSDLFRLQEYNIPGVVQSIVGWKTVRMYPFQIHSIALSTFASLIGPFGGFFASGFKRAFKIKDFANTIPGHGGIMDRFDCQYLMATFVNVYIASFIRGPNPSKLIQQFLTLRPDQQLHIFNTLKSHLTDKGILTSALEDE; this is encoded by the exons GAATTGGAGTCAGAAGCGAAGATAGATGGAGAGACTGCATCAGACAGTGAGAGCCGAGCAGAAGCAGCTCCCCCACCAGCCTCCATAGATGACACCCCAGAGGTCCTTAACAGGGCCCTTTCCAACTTGTCTTCAAG ATGGAAGAACTGGTGGGTGAGAGGCATCCTGACTTTGGCCATGAttgcttttttcttcattatcaTTTACCTGGGACCAATGGTTTTGATGATGATT GTGATGTGTGTTCAGATTAAGtgtttccatgagataatcaCTATTGGCTACAATGTATACCACTCCTATGACCTGCCCTGGTTCAGGACCCTCAGCTG gtactttcttctgtgtgtaaACTACTTCTTCTATGGCGAGACAGTGACGGATTACTTCTTCACTCTGGTCCAAAGAGAGGAGCCCTTGCGAATTCTTAGTAAATACCACCGATTCATTTCCTTTACCCTGTATCTCACAG GGTTCTGCATGTTTGTGCTGAGTCTAGTTAAGAAGCATTACCGACTGCAGTTCTACATG TTTGGCTGGACCCATGTGACCTTGCTTATTGTCGTAACCCAGTCACATCTTGTTATCCATAACTTGTTTGAAGGAATGATATG gTTCATTGTTCCCATTTCGTGTGTCATCTGTAATGATATTATGGCCTATATGTTTGGCTTTTTCTTTGGTCGGACTCCGCTCATTAAG CTCTCTCCGAAGAAGACCTGGGAAGGCTTCATTGGGGGCTTCTTTGCCACTGTGGTGTTTGGCCTTCTG CTCTCCTATGTGATGTCTGGGTACAGATGCTTCGTCTGTCCTGTGGAATACAACAATGACACCAACAGCTTCACGGTGGACTGTGAGCCATCTGACCTCTTCCGCCTGCAGGAGTACAACATCCCTGGAGTGGTCCAGTCGATAGTTGGCTGG AAAACAGTGAGGATGTACCCTTTCCAGATCCACAGCATCGCGCTCTCCACCTTTGCCTCCCTCATCGGTCCCTTTGGAGGATTCTTCGCAAGTGGATTCAAACGAGCCTTTAAAATCAAA GACTTTGCCAATACCATCCCTGGTCATGGAGGCATCATGGATCGCTTTGACTGCCAGTACCTGATGGCCACCTTTGTCAATGTGTACATTGCCAGCTTTATCAG GGGCCCAAACCCGAGCAAACTGATTCAGCAATTTCTGACGTTGCGGCCAGATCAGCAGCTCCACATCTTCAATACGCTCAAGTCTCACCTGACTGACAAGGGGATTCTGACCTCTGCCTTGGAAGATGAGTAG
- the Cds2 gene encoding phosphatidate cytidylyltransferase 2 isoform X2, which translates to MIAFFFIIIYLGPMVLMMIVMCVQIKCFHEIITIGYNVYHSYDLPWFRTLSWYFLLCVNYFFYGETVTDYFFTLVQREEPLRILSKYHRFISFTLYLTGFCMFVLSLVKKHYRLQFYMFGWTHVTLLIVVTQSHLVIHNLFEGMIWFIVPISCVICNDIMAYMFGFFFGRTPLIKLSPKKTWEGFIGGFFATVVFGLLLSYVMSGYRCFVCPVEYNNDTNSFTVDCEPSDLFRLQEYNIPGVVQSIVGWKTVRMYPFQIHSIALSTFASLIGPFGGFFASGFKRAFKIKDFANTIPGHGGIMDRFDCQYLMATFVNVYIASFIRGPNPSKLIQQFLTLRPDQQLHIFNTLKSHLTDKGILTSALEDE; encoded by the exons ATGAttgcttttttcttcattatcaTTTACCTGGGACCAATGGTTTTGATGATGATT GTGATGTGTGTTCAGATTAAGtgtttccatgagataatcaCTATTGGCTACAATGTATACCACTCCTATGACCTGCCCTGGTTCAGGACCCTCAGCTG gtactttcttctgtgtgtaaACTACTTCTTCTATGGCGAGACAGTGACGGATTACTTCTTCACTCTGGTCCAAAGAGAGGAGCCCTTGCGAATTCTTAGTAAATACCACCGATTCATTTCCTTTACCCTGTATCTCACAG GGTTCTGCATGTTTGTGCTGAGTCTAGTTAAGAAGCATTACCGACTGCAGTTCTACATG TTTGGCTGGACCCATGTGACCTTGCTTATTGTCGTAACCCAGTCACATCTTGTTATCCATAACTTGTTTGAAGGAATGATATG gTTCATTGTTCCCATTTCGTGTGTCATCTGTAATGATATTATGGCCTATATGTTTGGCTTTTTCTTTGGTCGGACTCCGCTCATTAAG CTCTCTCCGAAGAAGACCTGGGAAGGCTTCATTGGGGGCTTCTTTGCCACTGTGGTGTTTGGCCTTCTG CTCTCCTATGTGATGTCTGGGTACAGATGCTTCGTCTGTCCTGTGGAATACAACAATGACACCAACAGCTTCACGGTGGACTGTGAGCCATCTGACCTCTTCCGCCTGCAGGAGTACAACATCCCTGGAGTGGTCCAGTCGATAGTTGGCTGG AAAACAGTGAGGATGTACCCTTTCCAGATCCACAGCATCGCGCTCTCCACCTTTGCCTCCCTCATCGGTCCCTTTGGAGGATTCTTCGCAAGTGGATTCAAACGAGCCTTTAAAATCAAA GACTTTGCCAATACCATCCCTGGTCATGGAGGCATCATGGATCGCTTTGACTGCCAGTACCTGATGGCCACCTTTGTCAATGTGTACATTGCCAGCTTTATCAG GGGCCCAAACCCGAGCAAACTGATTCAGCAATTTCTGACGTTGCGGCCAGATCAGCAGCTCCACATCTTCAATACGCTCAAGTCTCACCTGACTGACAAGGGGATTCTGACCTCTGCCTTGGAAGATGAGTAG